Genomic DNA from Paenibacillus borealis:
CATACGATCCGTAATTCCATCGCCTTCGGAAATGGTGCATATGGCTTTACCAGTAACAGTAATCCGGGTGTAATTGCTATTAACAATATCGGATTTAATAATACACGCGGAAATATGAGCTTCACCACTTATGACCAAATCACTGCAGACTTTAAAATCGACGGCTTTATATCCTACCAGACGGGCAGCATCGGGAAAGACCAGTATCCGCCTGCTTTGGCTGCCGACAATAATTTTATGTATGATGGTACAGCATCAGTTAATAAGTCAGGTAAGCAACTGACAGACGCTAACTTTGCAAGTTTGAATCCGGTGAACTCTTATACGAGGGATGCGGAGGGAAATATCATCTGGGGTGACTTCCTGAAGTTCATTCCTTTTGCGGAGCCGGAACCGGGAACTCAACCAGAGCCAGAACCGGAGCCAGAGATAAGTCCGACACCAAGTCCTTCGGCTACACCGGCTCCCTCTGCCACACCGGGTCCAACGGCTGCACCTGACCCCACGGCTACACCAGGTCCCGCTGCTGTACCAAACACCGGCGGTTCCGGATCAGCCATTGGAGATTCTTCTACGACCGTACTCCTGCTGGATGGCAGCGTCAGAATTGAACTGCCCATAACGGTTGATGCAGGGAAAGCCAGCGCCTTACTGAAGGATTCCTCCCTGCAAAAGTTAATCGCTTTGGCCAAAGCAGATTCAACCGGTATTAAAACTATCCGGATTCAGCTTACAGCAGATGAAGCCAAGGACATTAAAGAATATGAGGTAAGCCTCCCTGCTTCAGCATTTCGCGCAGGAGCTTCTGCCTTGCAGATAGAGGTCAGCTCGTCATTGGCCACGATTATGTTACCAGACAGTCTCTTCCCTGCGGCAATGCTCGACGGTGCGAAGGCGGTTACTTTATTCCTAAGAACAGTCGATGCTGAAGGGCAGTTCAAAGGGAAGTTAGGAGACAGCCCGCTAATCGGGTATGAGCTTCGCCTGGATGGAACAAAGCTTCAACTAGACAATCTACAGTCACCCGTACAAATCGGACTTCCGCATTCACCAGCCGTTCCGGCAGCGGGCAATGCCTTTATTGTTGTGTGGCATGTCAATGACAAGGGAATCATCCAACCTGTAGTCAGCGGGGATTATAATGCAGAGAGGCAGCAAGCTATGTTCTCAACCACTTTTCCCTCCGGCCAATATGCAGCGGTCTATAATCACAAGACATTCCAGGATATCTCACATTCACATTGGGCAAAGTCCGCAGTGGAAGTACTCGCTTCCAAGGGCATAATTAACGGTATCTCAGCAACCGAATTCAAACCGGATCAGTCCGTTACACATGCGGATTTCGCACTTTTACTGGTTCGGGCTTTGGGACTGAATGCAGCAGAAGGGGGCGGCTTAGCAGAAGCGTCATCCAATCCTCCGAATGAACCGCTATCCAGACAAGAGATGTTTGTTATGGCGGCTAGAGCCCTAAAGGCTGCCGAAGGCTGGAAACCGGGTACGATACCTGCCTCCGCTTTAGACGGCTTTACGGATCGCCACCTAATTCCCCTTGAAGCGGCCGATGATATTGCAGCACTCACAGCAGCTGGTCTTATTAAGGGAGACGGCCGGCAGCAACTCAATCTAACTGCACACTCAACGCGTGCCGAAGCGGCGATGCTGGTGTACCGGATTCTATTGCGCAAATAAAAGAGACCCCCAAAACCATGTTGATGTGGTTTTGGGGGTCTTCTGTGCTATTGTTTGCCTATTTTTGCAATTTTTCTTCGATATAAGCACAATCAAGTAAACTAAGTAAACTTGGGGTTAAGTACTTTATCTGGTATTGATCCAAATCACTATTGACACTTAGCTGACCATTCTCTTTTCTAAGCAGCTGATCTGAACCATTTTCTAAAAACAACAGATTCCCACCATATTGTTTTATTAATTTCCCTATAATTTTAATCAAAGCTTCTAGTCCTTGATAAAAGGTGTCACCAAATAACTGCACCCTAATGGAAATATTAACATCTAAGTCATAATGGCTTCTAACAAAACTTATGTCAGAAATATCCTCAAGCTCAAGAGCTAATGAAAAGTATTCAGTTCCGATAACTATTTCTTCTTCATCACTGTAAACCGATACCTTTTCGTTCGAAATTTTAATTATAATTTTTTCAATAACTTCTGCCAATGCACTACAACTCAAATTAGATTCCAAAAACAATTCAAAATCCATGCATATCTATCCTCCAAATATCCGTGTGATTTTTCCGTCAACTACAATTAATATTTCTTGCAAGTTTTTTAAATCTCCGTTTGGATTAGCTTTCCTTAGAACCCCTTCAGTGATCTCAGTTATTTTTGCTGAAGTAAAACCATCTAAATTTAGTACAATTCTCTCTGCCTGTGATTTTGTCTTTGTTCTAATATTCCTTAAAATATTATCCACATTTGCATCTATTGTAGGTGCATAACAATCAAATACTTTACCTTCAATTAGAAAATCTGGATTTGATGTTTCTTTTATACCTCGTCCATTTCCACCATTTACTTCATCTAGCATTTCAATGTCATATCCCCTATCTGCAAAAACATCTGCTGTTTCATTCTCTTTCTTAACACCATGTGAATCACCTTTAGTATAATTACCTTTTGGTCTTCCTCCATTAGGTGAAGAAGGTTCTGTCAGGTTAGCCCCACTATTAACTGGCCCCTCAATCTTACCCGCACCGCCACCCATCTCATCCATCGCATCCATATACTGCTGCTGCACCGGCGTCTTCGGCAGTGAAGGTCCATCGGGTATCTCGCCTGCCTTGAAGGGCAGCCCTTCCGGTGTCTGCAGAACCGGACCCAGATCCGGGAGCTTTGATTTGATCCCCTTCAGGGCATCCTTCGCTGCTTGACTAAGGACGTCTTCCATCCCGCTGAACACTTTCCCGGCTTTGCCGATTTTGGTGACCTGCATTCCAGGGACCAGGAGGGAAGCTACCGAGCCCAGCATCGCTGCCTTCTCTTCCGGGGTTCCTTCGTCAAAATTATGATAAGCCATCTTGGCCGCTTCCACCAGTACTTCCGGATGCTCCGTGATATATACCGCTTGATTCTTCATTTCTGTCGTTGTTTTGACCGGGTGGACCACAAGGTTGAAGGCAAACGTAGCCGTATCAGCCACACCCATCACTACCTCTTTCACCAATCCTTCGGTAAAGGCCAGCACCACCGCATCTGCCTGTTGGACTCTATTCTCCCATTTCGTTAACCCGTATGTATCATCCAGCCACCCCAGGTAGCTGGTATACATCGGTGTGAAATCATTAGGCACATAGACTTTGTCCACATAAAAAGCCAGCGTCGTCTCATTTTCTTTGTTGCCTGCCGTTATCGGAGTGCCATCCGGCAGTTCCAGCGGCGGACCGTTCAGCCGTCTTGCCGCTTCGATCTGCTCCTGGACCTGCTTCACAGCCTCAGCGATCCTGATCTCCTCCCTCTTCGCCTCCAGCTGGCTTCTTGCATATTCTCCAGCGGTACTCTTCTCCATCGCCAGCCGCAGCAGCAGGAGATATTCTTCGTTATGTATGAGCGGTACACTCTCCGCCGTGATCGACGGATCATAATCGCAGGCCTTAACAGCCGGCTGCTTGAAATAGCCGCTTAGATCCTTCCCTGCTTCATATTGGACTTTGGCTACACCCAGCGAAGCCAGCTTCTGGCGTGCTTCCTCGGCCTGCGCGTGAACGGCCTCCATCTGCGTCTTGTTGCCGAACGCTTCATAGACCTTGAAGGCCATCTGCGCCTTCGCGATCCCATCCCGTGCCGCGAAGATATCCTTCAGCTTGCTCAGGGCCGCAATACTCTCTACGGTCAAAAGCCCGGACGTTTGGATGATATTCCGCAGCTTCTGCACTGCCGGATCGTTATTCAGCTCATCCTTTCCCTGCAGGACGGTAACCGAAGTGATCAGATGCGATACACTCTTCTGCACAAAGGCTGGAATGGAAACCCGGACAGCGAAATTTGACGTCCCAAAGCTTCCGAATGCACCAGCGAGAAGATTAAACTGCTGGTTAAGCTTGTTGGCCTGCCGTTTATTCTCCTCCTGGAGGCCTGCGACTCCTTTCAGGGCGGTCCGGATAATATCCTCCATTTTCTCCGCTTCTACGGTTAATTCATTGATCATGACCTGGGCCTTCACGAGGTGGTCTCCCATGGGAATTCCGCCCCAGCCGCTGGCCTGCCCCTTCAGCTGCAAATACAGCCGGTTGGTGTCCTGGCTTACCTGGCCTATTTTGGTCTGCAGGCGCTGGACTTCATCTTCGTTAAATATAAGCTTCGTTGACGCCATGTCACCCTCCCGCCTTTGTCCGCACAGCAATATTTCCTATGTAATTTATAATTAATAATATAAGTTTCTTTTTTATTATCGGATTAATTTTCCATAAATTTTATACTTATCCATTATCCCGGTATCTCTTTAACCTTGATTAGTTGTTATTCCCAAATAAAAAACCTCCTGAAAAGTGTAAAGTACTTCTTACACAATTCAAGAGGTTGGGAAGCCGTGATCAACGGCTGATATTCAGCTGTCTATCTCAAATTACAGTGCTAAAATTCCGTCTTAGCAAGGCTCAGCCGCAGGCTTGCCGGCATCGTCCTTCGTACGGAATGACGAACCACAGCCGCAGGTAGCGGTTGCGTTCGGATTATTGATGGTGAAGCCGCCGGTCATGCCGGATTCCTCGAAATCGATCTCCAGGCCGTCGAGGTAACGGATATCGTCTTTGCTTACGACTACCTTCAAGCCCTCAATGTCCATATACACGTCCTGCTCACTTTCGTTATCATCGAAGCCCATGGCGTAAGAGAATCCGCTGCAGCCGCCGGGAGTTACGCCCAGACGGAGAAACATATTAGGCACTTCCTGTTCAGCAAGCATGGTCTTCAATTGACCTGCTGCCAATTCACTAATGTTAATCATAACTTTAACCTCCCAAAAATATTGTAAGCATCACTTTTATCAACCAGCCCTTAGGCCTCAGGTAATGTTTAGATAATTTGCACATCTATAATTTAAACTAAGTATACTCCACTATTCTCTTAGCCTCAAGTCACAAACGCACCGCAGCTATGCATTTCATGCCGGGTTCCCTTATGTTTTCTGGCGGTTGCTCACCCTCCGGGAGAGGTTTATAATAGGAAAAGCGATATACGTAAAAATTCGGAAATTTGTCACGGAGGCAACAGCAAACCTCTATTTATATAACAGACACACTCCGGCTCATTTCTTAGCACACGATTCTGCGATGCAGCTGCCTCGCCAACCTTCAGGAGGAAATCATATGTCTACCCTTATAACACCCCACATGGATGCCCGGATGGCGAACATTATTGATAAGGTTCGCGGCGGAGAAAGATTAAATTTGGAAGATGGCGTTTATTTATATGAGAGCAACGATTTATTAACGATCGGGCAATTGGCCAATGAGGTTAATCTGCGAAAAAACGGGAATAAAGTATATTTTATCGAAAACATGAGCCTATATTTCACCAATGTCTGCGAATCCCGGTGCGCATTCTGCAATTTCCGCAAGGATGAGGGAGAAGAAGGCGCTTATACCCTTTCCGGTCAGGAAATGGTGCAATATGTCGAACAGCATATTCACCCCGGCGTACGTGAGTTCCACATTGTTGGAGGCCATAATGATAACGTGCCCTTCCAGTACTATGTTGATTCGCTAAAAGCCTTGAACGAGCGCTTCCCTGAGGTCACTCTCAAGGCCTACACAGCGGCAGAGATCGACTTCTTCACCCGTATCAGCGGACTTAGCATCCGCGAAGTGCTGGAGCAGCTGCGCGCCGCCGGACTGAAGACACTTACCGGGGGAGGGGCAGAGATTCTGTCCGACCAGTACCGCAAAAAAATGCGTGTCGACAAAGCCAATGTCGAGGAATACCTGGAGGTTCACCGCACCGCTCATAATATCGGCATGAGAACACATACGACTATGTTATACGGCTCCATTGAGTCCCGCGAGGACCGCATCCGCCACATGCTGCAGATCCGCGAGCTGCAGGACGAAACGGGCGGCTTCATGGTGTTCATCCCGCTTTCGATGCAGCCTAAGAACAAGAATGCAGGCATCATGCGCCGGAACTCTGCTTACGAGGATCTTAAGACGATTGCGGTAAGCCGCCTGATGCTGGATAACTTCGACCATATTAAGGCTTACTTCATTAATATTGGAGCACAGCTGACCCAGGTAGCCCTCAGCTTCGGGGCCTCAGATGTACACGGCACAATTCTGAAGGAACGGATCAGCCATGCCGCAGGTGCTTTGACCCCGGAAGGTCTGACGCGCGAAGAGCTGATCTGGCTCGTCAAAGGGGCCGGACGGATTCCGGTGGAACGGGATACTTTCTACAACGAAATCAAAGTATACGAATAGTTGACGGTTTGCCCATCCTGCACCATACCTGAAAGGAAGATCGGTTCGCATGAGAACTCTACTTGTCCTGGGCGGCGGCTACGGCGGTCTTGCCCTCATTCAGCAGCTACTTAACAACCATCTCCCCCATGATGTGGAAATCGTCCTGGTTGACCGGATGCCCTATCAGGGAATCAAAACAGAATATTATGCACTTGCCGCAGGGACTGTAACGGATTATCATCTGCGTATTCAATTCCCGGTTCATCCCCGCCTAACTATACGTTATGGTCAGGTGGGCTCCATCGATCTGGAGAGCCGGGTGATATTCCTCGATACCGGGGAGCCGATATCTTATGATATTCTGGCTATCGCACTCGGCTGCACGGATAATTTCCATAACATTCCCGGGGCAGAGCAATATGCCTGCAGTATTCAGAGCTTCGCCGGTACGCGTGAAACTTACCGCCGGCTGAACGATGTGAAGCCTTACGGAACGGTCAACATTGTAGGCGGAGGGCTGAGCGGAGTTGAGATTGCTTCAGAGCTGCGGGAGAGCCGGCCTGACCTGAACATCTCCATTCTGGACCGCGGGGAACGGGTATTGTCGTCTTTCCCGGCCAAGCTGTCACAGTATGTAGAAGAATGGTTCAATGAGCATCATGTGGAGACCGTAGGACGGGTATCCGTCTCCCATGTAGAAAAGGATGCCATCTTCAATGGCACCCAGGCAATTCCTGCGGATGTTACGGTCTGGACCGCCGGGATTCAGCCGGTGCAGGTGGTCCAGCAGCTTGAAGTCCCGAAAGACCGCGGAGGACGGGTCATTGTCGGCCAGTATTACAATGTAGCCGACTATCCGGAAGTGTACGTTATTGGTGACTGCGCCAGTCTCCCCTTCGCACCGAGCGCACAGGCGGCAGGTGCCCAGGGAGAACAGGTGGGGCAGGTTATTCAGGCACTATGGCGGGGTGAAACGCCGAAGCTGCATAAGATCAAGCTTAAGGGAACCCTCGGTTCACTGGGCAAAAATGCCGGCTTCGGCCTGATGGGCCGCCGCTCTGTCATGGGCCGTGTTCCGCGCCTGCTCAAAAGCGGCGTACTCTGGATGTCCAAACGCCATTTCGGTTAGGACAACCATGGCTGCGGTTTAGTCGATCTCAAGGCTGTCCCATGCCTCTGCTTCTTTAATAGCGGCTTCAATCGCCTCTTCAAGTCCGGCGGGGGTTTCTGCTTCTATAATCTCCCCGTCGACCATGGCGAACGGCTGCAGATAACATTGGCCGCAGTTATTCAGACAACCATACTCGACTACATCATATTCGGGGTTTTGCTCCAGCTTGTTTTTGAGCTGCTCGGTACCATGTCCGGTATTACTGGCACAAAATTCTATAATTGGTCTCATGATGATCTCCCTATTCTGCGCTAACCATTTTATTTTTTAACTTTTTGTACTATAATAAACATACGAAAGGAGTGATTGAGAAATGAGTGAGAATGTACAAAGCGCGACCATGTACGATGAAGTACTGGAAGTACTTGATAAACTTCGTCCGTTCCTGCAGCGTGACGGCGGTGACGTCGAGCTGATCGATGTAGAAGACGGCATCGTTAAGTTGAAACTTATGGGTGCCTGCGGCAGTTGCCCGAGCTCCACGATCACGCTTAAAGCCGGGATCGAACGCGCCCTGCTTGAAGAAGTAGAAGGCGTGGAAGAAGTTATTCAGGTATTCTAATCCTGTATCATAAACCATCCCGGCCTCCGATGAGAAGGCCGGGATTTTTTTTATTATAGTGGATTTCACAGGCAGGATCAACCCGCCGCGTTTCCGGTAAACTTACCCATCCTCCTAAAAGACCAGAAATGCCCCGGCAACCGTTCCCGGATGCCAGGGCATTTCTGGTCTTCACTTTAGGTGTTCAGCTTAGCTTCAAGCTTAGAATGCAGGGATAATCGAGCCCTGGTATTTCTCTTCAATGAAAGCTTTGGCTTCTGCGGAGTTCAGGGCTGCAGCCAGCTTCTGGATCGCATCGGAATCTTTGTTGTCCGGACGGGCTACCAGCAGGTTGGCGTAAGGGGAATCTGCTCCTTCAATGAACAAAGCATCCTTAGTCGGTACCAGACCCGCTTCCAGCGCATAGTTGGTGTTGATCAGCGCCAGATCTACTTCATCCAGCTGACGCGGCAGCATAGCGGCATCCAGCTCAATGATTTCAAGCTTCTTGGTGTTCTCAGTGATATCAGCTTTGGTGGAAGTGATGTTGGTGTCATCCTTCAATTTGATCAGGCCATTCTTAGCCAGCAGGATCAATGCACGTCCGCCGTTGGTAGCATCATTCGGGATGGCAACCTTGGCACCGTCAGCCAGTTCGCTGATCGCTTTGATCTTCTTGGAATACGCGCCGAAAGGTTCAACGTGAACAGCTGTTACGGATACAAGATCAGTACCGTTCTTGGTGTTCTGGTCATCCAGGTAAGGCTTGTGCTGGAAGAAGTTCGCATCCAGTTGTTTCTCGGCAAGCTGTGTATTCGGAAGGATATAATCCGTGAATTCTTTGATCTCAAGCGTAATGCCTTGTGCTTCAAGCAGCGGGGCAATAGCTTTCAGGATTTCCGCATGCGGTACAGGAGAAGCTCCAATTACCAGTGTTACCGGCTCAGCAGCAGGTTCAGTTGTCGGTTCTGCAGCAGCAGCTTCCGTGGGTGCAGTTGTAGCCGCGGAGTTAGCCGCGTTATTGGTGTTATTGTTACCGCAAGCGGCAAGCACCAATATCAAGGTCAAGCTGAAGAATGTGAGCAGTACTTTTTTCATTTGTAAATCCCCCTCTAATCAGTATGATTTGTATGAATAAGGCTCTATATGAACGTACCTTATTTCCGTGTAAAATGTCTTACCAGCCGGTCGCCGGCCATTTGCAGCAGCTGCACCAGAATTACCATTAGGGCCACCGAGATAAGCATGACTTCCTTCTCATAACGGTAATACCCGTAGCGGATCGCCAGGTCACCGAGCCCTCCGCCGCCAATCATCCCGGACATTGCGGTATACGAGACGAGGGTAACAATCGTGATCGTAACACCCGCCACCAGACCCGGGCGAGCCTCCGGCAGCAGCACACGCATGACAATCTGTCCTGTGGATGCTCCCATCCCCTGCGCCGCTTCAATGATTCCCCGGTCAACCTCCCGCAGTGCTGTCTCAACAAGTCTGGCAAAAAACGGAGCCGCGCCGATCACCAGCGCCGGAATCGTTCCAAGGACACCTATCGAGGTTCCCATAATTGATTTGCTGAACGGAATCAGTGCAACCATCAGAATGATGAATGGAACAGAACGCAGGATATTTACGATGAATGATAATACCGAGTAAACAGCCCTGATAATACCGTTATTGGACTTGCCCCATAAATATAACACAATTCCGAGCGGTAAACCAAGGATAATTGTGAATATTCCTGAAAAAGCTAACATTTTTAGTGTAGCCACAGTAGCATCAAGCATTTCATCCCAGTTTAAAGCGCTAAAATCCAGTCCGCCCATTAAGAAATCACCTCCACGTCAAGACCTTGTGCCGCAAGTTCAGTAAGAGTTGCTTCAACAGCAGCGGAAGGTCCTTCAAAGCGGACGATCAGCTGACCATAAGGAACATCCTTGATCGTCGAAATGGTTCCCTGCAGTATAGCGAAATTTACTCCGGTTGCCTGCGCCACATGGGAAAGGGTGGATTCATACGTCTTTTGCCCGAGAAAAGTAATTTTGACCGCTTTAGTATATCCAGGATGCACAGCATCAATCGCCTGCCGCAGCGGTCCCTCAGCCTGAGTTTCACTGCGGATGAATTCTTTCGTAACCTCATGCTTCGGTTTCAGAAAAACCTGAGCAACATCGCCCTGCTCCACAATCCCGCCGCCATGAATGACGGCTACCCGGTCGCAGATGCTCTGAATGACATGCATCTCATGTGTGATCAGCACAATGGTCAAATGGAATTTCTTGTTGATATCCAGCAGCAGGCGCAGAATCGAATCTGTCGTCTGCGGGTCCAGCGCTGAAGTTGCTTCATCACACAGCAGGACATCAGGATCGCTCGCCAGCGAGCGGGCTATGCCGACACGCTGCTTCTGGCCGCCGGACAGCTGAGCCGGATATTTGTTCCGGTGTTCCTCAAGACCGACTAAAGCCAGCAGATCCTTAACCTTTCGCTCGATCTCCGTTTTGGAGGTTCCGGTCAGCCGCAGCGGAAAGGCGATATTGTCATAGACAGTTGCCGAAGAGAGCAGATTAAAGTGTTGAAAGATCATCCCGATCTTGCGCCGCTGCTCTTGCAGCTGCCCTTGGCTGAGTGAGGTCAATTCAACACCATCTACCCATACTTCACCCTGCGTCGGACGCTCCAGCAGATTAATGCAGCGGATCAGCGTGCTTTTACCGGCACCGGAGTGGCCGATTACACCGAATATTTCTCCCTTCTTAATCGACAGGCTTAGTCCGGAGAGCGCCGTCGCAGCCTTGCTTCCTTTACCGTATACTTTCGTTAAATCCTTCAGTTCTATCAATCGTCCCGTCCTCCTTCTTCCATGCAATTTATAAACAGAAAAGACCCCCTACGATCCGTGCAGATCGGAAGAGGCCGTGTGTGTGAAGTAAACAATGCCGTCTCATCTGCCAAAGACCGCAAACCAAGCGGCATTGTAGGAATTAGCACCATGGCATTTGCAGGCAGCGGCTATGCTGTGTACAAATCGGTTGCCGGGCTTCATCGGGCCTATCCCTCCGCCGCTCTCGATAAGATTGAAATATGAAGTTATATATGCCTTTTCATGTTAGAAGTAAATACTTGCATAAGTATATTAAGTTTCCTGTTCTTTGTCAAAGGTAAGTTTTTACGACTGCACATGCCCTGACCGCTGGCTGGAAGCAGCTTTATTCTTGTGCCACTGCTCATTGCTGTACCTGAAGGCCGCCGACAAAGATTTGCACACCATCTCCAGGCTCTGCTTCAAATCCTCCAGATGGCTGTCGAGATCCTCCAGCTGGATTTTGTCATGCAGCCCCTGATGGCGCTGCCAGAGATCATCCGTCATCTCAGCGTTCATGTAGTGAATCTCGGCATTGCGCCGTTTGCGCAGATTCTCTACCGGTTGGCGGTAAGAGTTCCTGATCTTCTCCAGCTCATTAGCCAACGGATTGTGAGCCTGCAGCAGCTGAAATTGGCGGAGCACTGTGAAGTAAGAGAAATGTGCTTTGACTTTACCTGTATTCAGATCATACAGATTGTTCAGGACCGTACCCAGCTTGTCCAGCAGGGAGAACACCCGGATAAAGCCGTCCTTATAAAAGAACACATACCTGGCGTACTCTCCCTGCTCCATGGGCGACATATCATCCATATAACCGGCAACCACCGACTTGCGGAAAAAGGCGGCGGCGAACCAGCTCTGCTCCAGCTCGTCCAGCGATGAGATCAGACCGCGTGTCCATATCTCCAGCTTGCGGTATTCATGGTCACGGTCTTCATGTGCGTTCATCTCCTTGCGCAGCATGGAGGCGACCTTCGCCATGTTGTCCATGGCTTCGGCCAGTACCCCGCTGTTCTCGCGGGGCGGCTCTCCCAGTAATGTCCGCAGCATATTTGTCCTCCTCAGAATACTTAAGATCTAAACAAGAGGGAAATAACGGTTCCAGTTCCGGTTCACCAGTTCAACCGTCTCCTCATTCGGAACCAGCTCCTCCGGGTACCCCGGCTTCATCCGGGCATCTATTACAATCGGCAGGGAATAGCTGATTGCGTTACGCAGTATATGGGTCTCCGCATAAATATCATCCGCCGGATTAAACCGGGTGAACACTGTCCACAGGAAGGAGGTTTGTGTGCGCACCGCTTCTGCAGCATCGTCCACCAGAACAATCAGCGGCCAGGCTGTGCCTTTCTCCTTGAAGGAAGCGGCTAGCCTGACAGGAAGCTCTGGGTCCTCTACATAGGATGCTCCGGAAACAGCTAAACATCCGCCGCAAAAGGGCACGGCGCCGGTGATTGCTGGAATCAGACCCTCTGTATAGGTTCTGGGCAGCTCACGCACCGGGTTGCCGGTGCCCATCATTACACCCTTGCTGCCATGATTCAGTTTACGGCCGGTATAGTCAAGGGTATCCATAGAGGTGTTGGCGAAGATCACCAGATCGGATGCCGGGTTAAAGCGTTCAAGCACGGTTTCCAGTAGTTTGGGGAAATCCGTAAGCTCAACCGGCTCAGTCGTCAGGAGCAGGAATTTCGTTAAGGAGAGCTGGCCTTCCCCCAGAATACGGAAAGCAGAAGCCAGCCCCTCACGCGGATAGCTCTCCCTGATAACTGCCGAAGCCAAGGCATTCGAGCCAGATTCGGAGTACGCCCACAGTGCTTTTACTGAAGGCATCATTAGCGGATAGGCCGGAGCCAGCAGCCGCTGCAGATAATTCTTGAGATAATAATCCTCCTGGCGGGGTTTGCCGGTAATCGTGGCCGGAAAAATCGCATCCTTCCGGTGCCACATCCGCTGCACATGCATCACGGGAAAATCATGCTGCAGCGAATAATAGCCGGATTGACTGCCATAAGGGCCTTCCGGTCTCCGCTCAAACGGCGATACCCGTCCGCGGATGGAGAATTCTGCTTCTGACGGAATGCGGTGGCCGCCTAACGGGTCCTGCACCATTGGAAGCTTCCCGCCCAGCATAAGCGATGCCAGCATCAGTTCAGGAATCCGCTCTGAAACAGGGGCAACAGCAGCAGCAATAAGGGCAGGAGGCCCGCCGATAAAAATTGAGACCGGAAGGGTCTCCCCCAGAAGCTCCGCCTGGCGGTGATGGAAGCCGCCTCCTTTATGGATCTGCCAATGGATGCCGGTAGTGCTGTCATCATGAATCTGAACCCGGTACAATCCGAGATTATGGTCTTTGGGGTTGGTTATGCTCTCTGTATAGACCAGGGGAAGGGTAATGAACGGCCCTCCGTCCTTAGGCCAGCTGGTAATTCGGGGTAATTCCTGTAGCGGGTTACTGCTGCGGCAGATGCCTAGTACCGGCGCTTCACCCTGCGGTATATTCCTGGCTCCTGCTCTGATCAGGTCAAGCAGCAGGCCCTTTTCTCTCCAAAGTCCGGCAGCCGAAGGCGGAAGCATCGTTTCCATGGCTGCCGTCAATGATTTCACTAACTGCTCCGGGCGGGTCCCAAAGGCCTTGTTCACCCGGCGGACGGTACCGAACAGATTGGTCGCAACCGGGAACGGCGTTCCTTGCACATTTGTAAACAGCAGTGCCGGCCCTTCCTCACTAACCACCCGGCGGTGAATCTCGGCCAGCTCCAGATCCGGATCAACCGGA
This window encodes:
- a CDS encoding Cthe_2314 family HEPN domain-containing protein → MLRTLLGEPPRENSGVLAEAMDNMAKVASMLRKEMNAHEDRDHEYRKLEIWTRGLISSLDELEQSWFAAAFFRKSVVAGYMDDMSPMEQGEYARYVFFYKDGFIRVFSLLDKLGTVLNNLYDLNTGKVKAHFSYFTVLRQFQLLQAHNPLANELEKIRNSYRQPVENLRKRRNAEIHYMNAEMTDDLWQRHQGLHDKIQLEDLDSHLEDLKQSLEMVCKSLSAAFRYSNEQWHKNKAASSQRSGHVQS
- a CDS encoding UbiD family decarboxylase is translated as MGYGNLRQWIEQLRRDKDLAVIDAPVDPDLELAEIHRRVVSEEGPALLFTNVQGTPFPVATNLFGTVRRVNKAFGTRPEQLVKSLTAAMETMLPPSAAGLWREKGLLLDLIRAGARNIPQGEAPVLGICRSSNPLQELPRITSWPKDGGPFITLPLVYTESITNPKDHNLGLYRVQIHDDSTTGIHWQIHKGGGFHHRQAELLGETLPVSIFIGGPPALIAAAVAPVSERIPELMLASLMLGGKLPMVQDPLGGHRIPSEAEFSIRGRVSPFERRPEGPYGSQSGYYSLQHDFPVMHVQRMWHRKDAIFPATITGKPRQEDYYLKNYLQRLLAPAYPLMMPSVKALWAYSESGSNALASAVIRESYPREGLASAFRILGEGQLSLTKFLLLTTEPVELTDFPKLLETVLERFNPASDLVIFANTSMDTLDYTGRKLNHGSKGVMMGTGNPVRELPRTYTEGLIPAITGAVPFCGGCLAVSGASYVEDPELPVRLAASFKEKGTAWPLIVLVDDAAEAVRTQTSFLWTVFTRFNPADDIYAETHILRNAISYSLPIVIDARMKPGYPEELVPNEETVELVNRNWNRYFPLV